A genomic window from Cytobacillus suaedae includes:
- a CDS encoding NAD-dependent malic enzyme, producing MTLREEALHMHLVNKGKLESKSKVPVRNAKDLSLAYSPGVAEPCKAIYDDKNKVYDYTMKGNMVAVVSDGTAVLGLGNIGPEAALPVMEGKAVLFKSFAGVDAFPICLNTTDIDKIVETVKLLEPTFGGVNLEDIAAPNCFVIEERLKKETNIPIFHDDQHGTAIVTVAGLVNALKLVNKKMSEIKVVANGAGAAGIAIIKLLYRYGVRDIIMCDTKGAIYEGRPYGMNSVKEEVAKYTNNARAEGSLQDVIKDADVFIGVSVEGALTAEMVSSMNPDPVIFAMANPNPEIMPEEAKAAGAKVVGTGRSDFPNQVNNVLAFPGIFRGALDVRATHINEQMKIAAVEAIASLVSEEELSPDYVIPAPFDARVAPAVAAGVAKAAMETGVARIVVDPEDVAEKTRKLSIIGKGE from the coding sequence ATGACCCTACGTGAAGAAGCATTACATATGCACCTAGTAAATAAAGGGAAGTTAGAATCAAAATCAAAAGTTCCTGTTAGAAATGCAAAGGATTTAAGTTTAGCTTACTCACCTGGAGTGGCCGAGCCTTGTAAAGCAATCTATGATGATAAAAATAAGGTTTATGATTATACAATGAAAGGTAATATGGTAGCCGTTGTTTCTGATGGAACTGCCGTGTTAGGCCTTGGTAACATTGGACCAGAGGCAGCTCTACCGGTTATGGAAGGTAAAGCTGTGTTGTTTAAGAGCTTTGCTGGTGTTGATGCATTTCCAATTTGTTTAAATACTACAGACATAGATAAAATTGTAGAAACTGTTAAATTACTAGAACCCACATTTGGTGGTGTGAATTTAGAAGATATAGCTGCTCCTAACTGCTTTGTCATTGAAGAACGATTGAAAAAAGAAACAAATATTCCAATTTTCCATGATGATCAGCATGGTACTGCTATCGTTACGGTTGCTGGTCTAGTAAATGCTTTAAAATTAGTTAATAAAAAGATGTCTGAAATTAAAGTAGTAGCAAATGGTGCTGGTGCAGCAGGGATAGCTATTATAAAGCTTTTGTATCGTTATGGTGTGAGAGATATTATTATGTGTGATACAAAAGGGGCTATCTACGAAGGTAGACCATACGGAATGAATTCGGTTAAAGAAGAAGTAGCTAAATATACAAACAATGCAAGAGCGGAAGGTTCTCTGCAAGATGTAATAAAGGATGCAGATGTATTTATCGGGGTTTCTGTGGAAGGAGCACTTACTGCAGAAATGGTTTCTAGTATGAATCCGGACCCAGTCATTTTTGCAATGGCTAATCCAAATCCTGAAATTATGCCAGAAGAAGCTAAGGCAGCAGGGGCTAAAGTTGTGGGGACAGGTCGTTCAGACTTCCCAAACCAAGTAAATAATGTTTTGGCGTTTCCAGGTATTTTTAGAGGTGCACTCGATGTTCGTGCAACTCATATTAATGAACAAATGAAAATTGCTGCTGTTGAAGCAATTGCGAGCTTAGTTTCTGAGGAAGAATTAAGTCCGGATTATGTTATTCCTGCTCCATTCGATGCACGTGTTGCTCCGGCAGTTGCTGCAGGAGTAGCAAAAGCTGCAATGGAAACAGGAGTTGCCAGAATAGTAGTAGACCCTGAAGATGTAGCAGAAAAAACACGTAAATTATCTATTATAGGTAAAGGCGAGTGA